In Carya illinoinensis cultivar Pawnee chromosome 16, C.illinoinensisPawnee_v1, whole genome shotgun sequence, a single window of DNA contains:
- the LOC122298610 gene encoding transcription factor bHLH30-like, producing MFGKKEDDRGECSQTVDNINIQSFQEQLFLQQQQQIMLQHQQQNSDIYGGAGLIFPQVSPILQPWPLPPVHAFSPAGHFSTNPVRDHDPLNIVPPTPSSFAGLFNRRPPPDHLQFAYDDHGPSSDHLRIISDTLVPVVQPGSAPFGLQAELGKMTAQEILDAKALAASKSHSEAERRRRERINNHLAKLRSLLPNTTKTDKASLLAEVIEHVKELKRQTSLIAETNPVPTEVDELTVDTSDEDGKFVIKASLCCEDRSDLLPDLIKTLKSLRLTTLKAEITTLGGRVKNVLYVSGDEDSISSSTRGEQQQQHSCISSIEEALKAVMEKTAGDESSSGCVKRQRTTNINLLEHS from the exons ATGTTCGGGAAGAAGGAAGACGATCGAGGAGAGTGTTCTCAAACTGTCGATAACATAAACATACAAAGCTTCCAAGAACAGTTGTTTCTTCAACAACAGCAGCAGATCATGTTGCAACATCAACAGCAGAACAGTGACATATATGGTGGGGCAGGATTGATTTTCCCTCAAGTTTCACCAATCTTGCAGCCATGGCCTCTGCCTCCGGTCCATGCCTTCAGCCCGGCCGGCCACTTCTCCACAAATCCGGTCCGAGACCACGACCCACTTAATATTGTCCCTCCTACACCATCATCGTTTGCGGGTTTGTTCAACAGGAGACCTCCCCCTGATCATCTACAGTTTGCCTATGATGATCATGGTCCATCATCAGACCATCTCCGAATCATATCTGACACCCTAGTGCCCGTGGTTCAACCCGGTTCAGCTCCTTTTGGGCTTCAAGCCGAGTTGGGCAAGATGACTGCCCAAGAAATCTTGGATGCCAAGGCTCTCGCAGCTTCTAAGAGTCACAGTGAAGCTGAGaggaggagaagagagagaatcaACAACCATCTTGCAAAGCTTCGCAGCTTATTACCCAATACTACCAaa ACAGACAAAGCCTCATTGTTAGCGGAAGTAATAGAACACGTTAAGGAGCTTAAGCGTCAGACTTCTTTGATAGCGGAAACGAATCCAGTACCCACTGAAGTGGATGAGCTAACCGTTGATACATCGGACGAGGACGGTAAGTTTGTTATCAAAGCCTCACTTTGCTGCGAGGACAGGTCTGATCTCTTGCCTGACCTTATCAAGACTTTGAAATCTTTACGtttaacaactttaaaagctgaGATTACAACACTCGGGGGACGTGTAAAGAACGTGCTGTACGTTAGTGGGGATGAGGATTCAATTTCAAGTAGTACTAGAGGcgagcaacaacaacaacactCATGTATAAGTTCAATTGAAGAAGCTCTGAAGGCAGTAATGGAGAAGACTGCTGGGGACGAGTCTTCTTCAGGGTGCGTTAAGCGACAAAGGACTACTAATATCAATCTCCTCGAACATAGCTAG